From Candidatus Hinthialibacter antarcticus, a single genomic window includes:
- a CDS encoding polysaccharide biosynthesis tyrosine autokinase — protein MVDFDEPSLQSRNSQPFESIESSDSEFAFDLRWVQETFMRHWKLGIAAFICVASVVFFIFISDPPQYTATVKLKVESKRPVFNLEEFLNFENISLEFYMAQPNLIQSRRFARNVINQFELWNDDTFTSNNSSPKPSENLNSASKPITLLSGDVDLATTYADPIMSRLVNRYLSGLKVTSERTSPRILYLRYTAKDPFLAANIANAHAEEYIDFSRKSNELFTDEYIDGLSAQLTQIDTRIHAMDKSILGFKKENGFFQLQGVSSYDPIQDIDDRLSRVRQQLAEASNELTNARTDFESVFLPSETGNFNAINPDALDSSTLQTWRIELTKLRKEFAEIEERYGRNYPDYKEKANQINVLEDAIDEEILSLVEKRRIEYERNLSRKNVLDSEEQELIKEKYSRDAQWSELQDLIRTRDQIIDQKTSVVEDIQQAKGSLETQKETRSRIFEIVDYAEVPLSPINRNWIRIVLLTIASALGVAVGAVIFIEFQDRTIRTPQQVEQITGVTVLGVVPLFSNTDESITEGRIDPESLSPAAESMIALRTRFLFSDMVRRSRTILITSSVPGEGKSTVCANLASAISLLGKRVVLVDCDLRKPTLHRFFGEHSSIGLIDVIDGSESLDQALFETDIPGLFLLPAGKTHSMPSEILTSKNFSEMIDSLKEVFDYIFIDTAPVLATPDATILSPQFDSTLLVVRSGKVVKDDLVTSIDHIHRSGGNIFATVLNGVPANERSVYTRHGYGYANNTVPETQA, from the coding sequence ATGGTTGATTTTGACGAACCATCGTTGCAATCAAGAAATTCGCAACCGTTTGAATCAATAGAATCAAGCGATAGCGAATTCGCGTTTGATTTACGCTGGGTGCAAGAAACATTTATGCGACATTGGAAACTCGGAATCGCTGCGTTTATATGCGTAGCGTCCGTCGTTTTTTTCATCTTCATTTCAGATCCGCCTCAATACACAGCGACGGTCAAATTGAAAGTTGAATCCAAACGCCCCGTTTTTAACCTTGAAGAGTTTTTGAATTTTGAAAACATTTCACTCGAATTCTACATGGCTCAGCCTAACTTAATTCAAAGCCGCCGGTTTGCGCGAAATGTTATTAACCAATTTGAACTTTGGAACGATGATACGTTTACAAGTAATAACTCGTCGCCAAAACCATCAGAAAACCTGAATTCGGCGAGTAAACCTATTACCCTTTTATCCGGTGATGTTGATCTCGCGACGACCTACGCAGATCCAATAATGAGCCGCTTGGTTAATCGTTATCTCTCAGGCCTTAAAGTGACTTCAGAGCGAACATCCCCAAGAATTCTCTATCTAAGATATACCGCAAAAGACCCATTTTTAGCGGCAAACATTGCTAACGCCCACGCAGAGGAATATATTGATTTCAGCCGGAAATCAAATGAACTCTTCACAGATGAATACATTGACGGCCTCAGTGCTCAGCTGACGCAAATTGACACGCGAATTCATGCTATGGATAAATCCATTCTTGGATTCAAAAAAGAGAATGGTTTTTTTCAACTACAGGGAGTGAGTTCATACGACCCGATTCAAGATATTGATGACAGGCTTTCAAGAGTCAGGCAACAACTGGCGGAAGCAAGCAATGAATTAACAAACGCGCGAACGGATTTTGAATCAGTCTTCCTTCCAAGCGAAACCGGCAACTTTAACGCAATCAATCCTGATGCACTCGACTCATCTACGCTGCAGACCTGGCGAATCGAATTAACAAAATTGCGAAAAGAATTTGCTGAAATTGAAGAACGGTATGGACGAAATTATCCAGACTACAAAGAAAAGGCAAATCAAATCAATGTATTAGAAGACGCTATTGACGAAGAAATACTATCTCTTGTTGAAAAACGGCGAATCGAATACGAGCGTAATTTGTCCCGCAAAAACGTATTGGACAGTGAAGAGCAAGAACTCATAAAAGAAAAATACAGCCGAGACGCCCAATGGAGCGAATTGCAAGATTTAATACGGACTCGCGACCAAATCATTGATCAGAAAACGTCTGTCGTCGAAGACATACAACAAGCCAAAGGCAGTCTTGAAACCCAGAAGGAAACCCGTAGCCGCATTTTTGAGATTGTTGATTATGCAGAAGTCCCTCTAAGCCCGATTAACCGTAATTGGATACGCATCGTACTTCTCACGATTGCTTCCGCTCTAGGAGTCGCTGTTGGCGCTGTTATTTTCATCGAGTTCCAAGACCGCACAATTCGTACGCCTCAACAAGTCGAACAAATCACAGGCGTAACGGTATTAGGCGTCGTCCCTTTGTTTTCCAATACAGACGAATCGATCACGGAAGGAAGAATTGATCCCGAGTCGTTGTCGCCCGCAGCCGAATCAATGATTGCGTTGAGAACCCGGTTTTTATTTTCTGACATGGTGCGCCGCTCACGAACGATTCTCATAACCAGCTCCGTCCCTGGCGAGGGCAAAAGCACTGTTTGCGCCAATCTCGCATCCGCAATCTCATTGCTTGGGAAACGCGTCGTTTTGGTCGATTGCGATCTTCGTAAGCCAACTCTGCATCGGTTCTTTGGAGAGCATAGTTCAATCGGACTCATTGACGTAATTGACGGCTCCGAGTCTTTGGATCAAGCGCTATTTGAAACGGATATTCCGGGGTTATTCCTCCTCCCGGCAGGCAAGACACATAGTATGCCGAGTGAAATTTTAACATCAAAGAATTTTTCTGAAATGATCGATTCATTAAAAGAAGTGTTTGACTACATATTTATTGATACCGCACCAGTGTTGGCGACTCCCGATGCGACCATCCTTTCCCCGCAATTTGATTCGACGTTGCTTGTTGTGCGTAGTGGAAAGGTCGTGAAAGACGACCTGGTCACTTCAATCGACCATATTCATCGAAGCGGCGGGAACATCTTTGCGACTGTGTTGAATGGAGTCCCTGCAAATGAGCGCAGTGTGTATACTCGTCACGGATATGGCTACGCGAATAACACGGTCCCTGAAACACAAGCGTAA